The sequence below is a genomic window from Betaproteobacteria bacterium.
ACCGAGGCAATGGGGTCGCCCGCTACGGCGCCCCTCTTGGCGAAAGCGGCCACATCCGCGTTTTTGGCAAGGCCGTGAATCGCCGGGCCGGATTCTCCCCGTCCGGCGGGAAGGGGGACGACGAAAGCGACATGGGCATGGCCGGCTTCCGCGCGGATTTCGTTACCGCTCCAGGAAACCGCTTGATGCTCACCGGCGGGGTCGCGCGGCAACACGGCGATGACATTTATCGCTTTGCGGATCCGCTCCAGCCTCCCAATTACATCAACGCGTTGCGCTCGACCCTGCACCTGCACTCGGAGTATCTGCAGGCCCGGTTCGATTCCCTGCAGGACGACGGTTCGGAGTGGTCTCTCCAGGCTTACCTCGTCCACGATTACCTCGATTCCGTACACACCAGCACCCAGCGCAGGACCACCGTCGATCTTGACGCCCAGTACCATTTTTCCCCCTTGGGAACGCACGACCTGATCGTGGGCATCAATGCGAGGAGTTCCCGGGATTCCATTTCCACCGCGTCGGACTTCCTGCGCTTTCGCGACGCCGATCGGGAATTCACCTTGCTGAGCGTCTTCGCCCTGGATGAAATCACGCTGATTCCGGAACGTCTGCGCATCAGCCTCGGCGCGCGACTGGAGCACAACAATTTCTCGGGCGCGGCCTTCCAGCCCACGGCACGTTTCCTGTGGACTCCAAATGCCGACCAAACGGTATGGGGCGCTGTTTCGAGGGCCAATAGAACCCCCTCCCGCGCTGACATGGACACCATCATCGTCGCCAGCGTCATTCCCCCAAGCGGCTCCCTACCGGTACCCCTGCTGGCAACCTATATGGGCGACAACGGCAGATCACTGCGATCCGAACGCATGGATGCGGCAGAGCTGGGCTACCGCCAGCGCTTTGGCCCGAGCTTTTCACTCGACACTTCCGCCTTCATCCACCGCTACCGCGACGTGGTTTCCCTGTCCTCAGGCAGCGTCGACCTGAGCACCCTGGGCCTGGGATACGCCCAGCTTCCCCTCGTTTCCACCAACGACGAGCACGGCCATATCTACGGACTCGAGGTCGCCGCCTTTGCGCAAATCACGCCCGCGTGGCGCCTCCAGCCCAGCTACACCTGGCAACGCGCCAGCATTCGGGGAAGTCAGAATCCGGCCTCGACAAGCCTCGCTTCGCGGGACGAGGGCAAGATTCCCCGCCACATGCTGTCCCTGCGCTCCCAGCACAACCTCGCCAAGGCCCACCAACTGGATTTCTGGCTCAAGTACAAGAGCC
It includes:
- a CDS encoding TonB-dependent receptor, with amino-acid sequence MLHHRNRWIFAVLCAALGCARAMAESGGAVPDMSLEELLNTEVTSASRKAQSQQSVAAAVFVITREDIARSGARNLPDLLAMAPGIEVARIGNDRWAVSARGFNGRFANKLQVLKDGRSLYSPLFSGVFWEVEDTVLEDIERIEIIRGPNAASWGSNAVNGTINIVTRKARDTQGGLVAVLAGSDDRGNGVARYGAPLGESGHIRVFGKAVNRRAGFSPSGGKGDDESDMGMAGFRADFVTAPGNRLMLTGGVARQHGDDIYRFADPLQPPNYINALRSTLHLHSEYLQARFDSLQDDGSEWSLQAYLVHDYLDSVHTSTQRRTTVDLDAQYHFSPLGTHDLIVGINARSSRDSISTASDFLRFRDADREFTLLSVFALDEITLIPERLRISLGARLEHNNFSGAAFQPTARFLWTPNADQTVWGAVSRANRTPSRADMDTIIVASVIPPSGSLPVPLLATYMGDNGRSLRSERMDAAELGYRQRFGPSFSLDTSAFIHRYRDVVSLSSGSVDLSTLGLGYAQLPLVSTNDEHGHIYGLEVAAFAQITPAWRLQPSYTWQRASIRGSQNPASTSLASRDEGKIPRHMLSLRSQHNLAKAHQLDFWLKYKSRIEAFGIPDRANLDVRYAWAIDRCTDLSLVGQNLLHRRTLEYLSDTLPSAPIEIGRGAYLRLEHRF